The following proteins are co-located in the Thermoproteota archaeon genome:
- a CDS encoding ABC transporter substrate-binding protein, which yields MSDKTAYALMLILLIIGIGIGWAAGGAGGGVKTVTTTVTAGAPGAKTVTITQTITKAGAAAAGLKGEVPIGALLALTGGLSSYGENSKAALELAEKEINDWLAARGEDWRIKVYYEDTATDPKTALDKVQALHSRGVKIFIGPMSSAEVKELKNYVDSNKLLLISQSSTSPRLAISGDMIYRYCPTDEIQGPASATALYQLGVRYLVQVWRGDEWGTALAEKIDEEFDKILKAHGETGEIWGAKNGKGIRYDPQATEFSAVVSQLDSIVSQLIQKYGADKVGVSFIGFNEYVQFAAVAAQYDSLKKVPWVGSDGTALLSEITDNSDAAKFAYETKFVSPIFGAATKIKEKVKNYVMKTLGREPDSYAYAAYDALWTVAVALDLVDSYDPVAVAKALPTIGEHWYGASGIIVLNENGDRASADYFFYMPTQEGGKWVWKLAGTYHADSGKITWNDWFLQLLGKS from the coding sequence ATGTCAGACAAGACAGCATACGCCCTCATGTTGATACTCCTGATTATAGGGATAGGCATCGGATGGGCTGCAGGTGGGGCAGGAGGAGGCGTTAAGACCGTCACCACGACTGTAACCGCTGGAGCTCCTGGAGCTAAGACTGTAACCATAACCCAGACGATAACTAAGGCAGGAGCAGCTGCCGCAGGGCTCAAGGGTGAGGTCCCGATAGGGGCCTTGCTGGCCCTCACCGGTGGTCTCTCCTCATACGGAGAGAACAGCAAGGCCGCTCTTGAGTTGGCCGAGAAGGAGATAAATGACTGGCTCGCTGCTAGGGGAGAGGACTGGCGCATAAAAGTGTACTATGAGGACACTGCAACCGATCCAAAGACCGCACTGGATAAGGTGCAGGCTCTCCACTCTAGGGGAGTCAAGATATTCATAGGGCCTATGAGCAGTGCCGAGGTCAAGGAACTCAAGAACTATGTGGACTCCAACAAACTGCTCCTGATATCTCAGTCCTCCACGTCTCCGAGGCTCGCCATATCCGGAGATATGATCTACAGGTACTGTCCTACCGATGAGATACAGGGTCCTGCTAGTGCTACGGCTCTCTATCAGCTGGGAGTTAGGTACCTGGTACAAGTCTGGAGGGGTGATGAGTGGGGAACTGCTTTAGCTGAGAAGATAGATGAGGAGTTCGATAAGATACTGAAGGCCCACGGTGAGACCGGAGAGATTTGGGGCGCCAAGAACGGCAAGGGTATAAGGTATGATCCTCAGGCTACTGAGTTCTCCGCCGTAGTGTCGCAGCTCGATTCCATAGTGAGCCAGTTAATTCAGAAGTATGGGGCTGACAAGGTGGGCGTCTCCTTCATAGGATTCAACGAATACGTGCAGTTCGCCGCCGTGGCTGCTCAGTACGACTCACTCAAGAAGGTTCCTTGGGTCGGATCCGACGGAACCGCTCTGCTCAGCGAGATAACTGACAACTCTGATGCGGCTAAGTTCGCCTACGAGACCAAGTTCGTGAGTCCCATATTCGGAGCCGCTACCAAGATCAAGGAGAAGGTGAAGAACTATGTGATGAAGACCCTAGGAAGGGAGCCCGATAGCTATGCCTACGCTGCTTACGATGCCCTGTGGACGGTCGCCGTGGCACTTGACTTGGTGGACTCCTATGACCCGGTCGCCGTTGCTAAGGCGCTGCCTACCATAGGGGAGCACTGGTACGGTGCCTCCGGTATAATAGTGCTCAATGAGAACGGAGACAGGGCTAGCGCCGACTACTTCTTCTACATGCCTACCCAAGAAGGCGGCAAGTGGGTCTGGAAGCTCGCTGGTACCTACCACGCTGATTCTGGAAAGATAACTTGGAACGACTGGTTCCTCCAGCTCTTAGGCAAGAGCTAA
- a CDS encoding ABC transporter ATP-binding protein gives MAESKEEYVLITENLTKRFGGLIAVNNVSLKVKRNSMTMLMGPNGAGKSTFVNTCTGVLKPDGGKVIFDGVDITGWPPHKVYRAGFVRTFQIPAPFLGLTVLENVLAAMSHSGESPLKAPIKSLWIEEEEEKVKKAFEILRHVGLEDHWDKLAVTLGGGQLKMLEVSRALATGAKLIALDEPIGGVDPAYAGEILTYVSNLRKQWDVSFLLIEHRIDIALPFADYVYVLDRGTLIAEGLPDEVANNPKVIEIYIG, from the coding sequence TTGGCTGAAAGTAAGGAGGAGTACGTACTGATCACTGAGAACCTCACCAAGAGGTTCGGTGGTCTCATAGCAGTAAACAACGTCTCCCTAAAAGTCAAAAGAAATTCCATGACCATGCTCATGGGTCCGAATGGTGCCGGTAAATCTACTTTCGTCAACACATGTACTGGTGTGCTAAAGCCTGATGGAGGTAAGGTAATATTCGATGGCGTTGATATAACGGGCTGGCCCCCGCACAAAGTTTACAGGGCTGGTTTCGTTAGGACCTTCCAGATCCCCGCTCCCTTCTTGGGGCTCACCGTCCTAGAGAACGTACTTGCGGCTATGAGCCACTCAGGGGAGAGTCCGCTGAAGGCTCCTATAAAATCTCTATGGATAGAAGAGGAAGAGGAGAAGGTGAAGAAGGCATTTGAGATATTGAGGCACGTGGGACTAGAGGATCACTGGGATAAGCTCGCTGTCACCTTGGGAGGAGGTCAGCTTAAGATGCTAGAGGTATCTAGGGCCCTCGCAACGGGAGCTAAGCTAATAGCCCTCGATGAGCCAATAGGCGGAGTGGATCCTGCCTACGCTGGTGAGATCCTGACTTACGTAAGCAACCTCAGGAAGCAGTGGGATGTCAGCTTCCTCCTGATAGAGCACAGGATAGATATAGCCCTGCCCTTCGCTGATTACGTGTACGTCCTTGATAGGGGGACTTTAATCGCAGAGGGACTGCCTGACGAGGTCGCGAATAACCCCAAGGTAATCGAGATATACATAGGATGA
- a CDS encoding ABC transporter ATP-binding protein produces MAILETKGLYSGYGKLEVLFDINFEVREGEITVVVGPNGAGKTTLLNSIMGIATIHKGQVLFEGQDVTKVPAYKKARMGIAYLPQLGNVASGLSVEENLKIAGYLLPREEVPERIEEILDMFPRLREFRKRKAGTLSGGERRMLAIGMALMRRPKVLMLDEMTTDLAPILVKQVLNKVVELRDEYHQTIVMVEQHAKRALEVGDRGYLLVSGTMRYEGEAKELLEHPQFAKLYLGIIK; encoded by the coding sequence ATGGCTATACTGGAGACGAAGGGTTTGTATTCTGGATATGGAAAGTTAGAAGTACTGTTCGACATAAACTTCGAAGTGAGAGAGGGAGAGATAACTGTGGTTGTTGGGCCTAACGGCGCGGGCAAGACCACTCTCCTTAACAGCATAATGGGGATAGCCACCATTCACAAGGGCCAAGTACTTTTCGAGGGACAGGATGTCACTAAGGTCCCGGCCTATAAGAAGGCTAGAATGGGTATAGCGTACCTGCCCCAGCTGGGGAATGTGGCCTCGGGATTGAGCGTCGAGGAGAACTTGAAGATAGCGGGCTACCTTCTACCTAGGGAAGAGGTTCCTGAGAGGATCGAGGAGATTCTTGACATGTTCCCTAGGCTGAGGGAGTTCAGGAAGAGGAAAGCAGGAACCTTGAGTGGTGGAGAAAGGAGAATGCTTGCAATAGGGATGGCCCTTATGAGAAGGCCCAAAGTACTCATGTTGGACGAGATGACTACCGACCTAGCTCCCATCCTAGTGAAGCAGGTCCTTAACAAGGTGGTTGAGCTAAGAGATGAATATCACCAGACCATAGTTATGGTCGAGCAGCACGCAAAGAGAGCGCTGGAGGTCGGGGATAGGGGATACCTTCTAGTAAGCGGGACTATGAGATATGAAGGGGAAGCCAAAGAACTACTGGAGCATCCTCAGTTCGCTAAGCTGTACTTAGGCATAATCAAGTGA
- a CDS encoding aspartate aminotransferase family protein, with protein sequence MSVEDGRAYLQSAYPIIYPIVLERAKGIEIWDVDGNKYLDFFSGFGVINYGHSHPKIVNAVKEQMEKIAHIGMIYYNVPALELAKKLAEIAPGDLKKTYYANSGTEAVEGAIKLAKKYSVKVQGKTGAYVIAFDFAFHGRGALTLTLTHERKYKRHLGHFANYPGVVHLPSPYCFRFPGDVETCKSYTLEKVDEYIRYHLGSENVAAIIMEPVMGEGGIIVPPDGWLKELEKIARENDVLLIMDEVQSGFGRTGKIFAHEWEDVRADIMTMGKALGAGLPLAGTMTTEEVDKAWEPGDHNVTFSGNPVACAAGLAGVEVMLEEKLHENAHKVGEFIMEKLRDSALPAIGEVRGRGLFIGIELVKNGKKPNPELTKKVKEGMFKRGYIIGTGGMFGNVVRIEPPLTVTMDQADKMTDDLIEVIKSS encoded by the coding sequence TTGAGTGTTGAGGATGGGAGGGCCTACCTCCAGAGTGCATACCCAATAATATACCCTATTGTGTTAGAAAGGGCCAAGGGAATTGAAATCTGGGATGTCGATGGGAACAAGTATCTCGACTTCTTCTCGGGATTCGGAGTTATTAACTACGGTCATTCGCATCCTAAGATAGTCAACGCCGTTAAGGAGCAGATGGAGAAGATCGCCCACATAGGCATGATCTATTACAACGTTCCCGCTCTCGAGCTTGCCAAGAAGCTCGCGGAAATAGCTCCTGGGGACCTCAAAAAGACGTATTATGCTAACAGCGGTACTGAGGCTGTGGAGGGTGCAATAAAGTTGGCCAAGAAGTACTCGGTGAAGGTTCAGGGTAAGACCGGCGCCTATGTCATAGCTTTCGATTTCGCGTTCCACGGTAGGGGGGCTCTGACCCTCACGCTCACCCATGAGAGAAAGTATAAGAGGCATTTGGGTCACTTCGCTAACTATCCCGGTGTTGTGCACCTCCCCTCCCCCTACTGCTTCCGGTTCCCGGGAGATGTGGAGACCTGTAAGAGCTACACCTTAGAGAAGGTAGACGAGTACATAAGGTACCATCTGGGATCAGAGAACGTGGCCGCAATAATAATGGAGCCGGTGATGGGTGAGGGAGGGATAATAGTCCCACCCGATGGCTGGTTAAAGGAACTCGAGAAGATCGCTAGGGAGAACGATGTCCTCCTCATAATGGACGAGGTGCAGAGCGGCTTCGGGAGGACCGGTAAGATCTTCGCCCACGAGTGGGAGGATGTCAGAGCCGATATAATGACCATGGGCAAGGCTTTGGGAGCGGGACTTCCACTTGCCGGCACTATGACGACGGAGGAGGTGGACAAGGCCTGGGAGCCCGGAGATCACAATGTGACGTTCTCTGGTAACCCGGTAGCATGCGCAGCGGGACTCGCTGGGGTAGAGGTCATGTTAGAGGAGAAGCTGCATGAGAACGCCCATAAGGTGGGAGAGTTCATAATGGAGAAGCTCAGGGACTCCGCCCTCCCAGCCATAGGAGAGGTGAGGGGGAGAGGTCTCTTCATAGGGATTGAGCTCGTCAAGAACGGGAAGAAGCCGAATCCGGAGCTCACGAAGAAGGTAAAAGAGGGAATGTTCAAGAGGGGATACATAATAGGGACCGGCGGCATGTTTGGAAACGTGGTGAGGATCGAGCCTCCACTCACAGTCACCATGGATCAGGCCGACAAGATGACTGATGACCTCATTGAGGTAATCAAGTCCTCTTGA
- a CDS encoding NAD-dependent epimerase/dehydratase family protein — protein sequence MRAVVTGGAGFIGSNLTAKLLKDGAEVVVIDNFMTGSREVANLLKERGATLLEGTSSSVRKLMPVDVVFHLGIPSSSPMYRENPDLLSLAVRDAVAIFEYAKESGAKVVYASTSSLYNGNDPPFTEDMPVFPTDFYTEGRYWIERLAKVYHELYGVESVGLRLFSVYGPNERPKGSFANVASQMVWAALEGRSFVIYGDGKQTRDFIYVTDVVRAFLMAWERGEDYEVYNVGTGKETSFNELAELIRSLGLDLMLEYRENPIKNYVYRTLADTRKAERDLGFKYEVELEEGLMKVIRAYREKGLILAY from the coding sequence TTGAGAGCTGTTGTGACTGGAGGAGCAGGGTTTATAGGCAGCAACTTGACGGCGAAGCTCCTGAAGGATGGAGCCGAGGTAGTCGTTATCGATAACTTCATGACCGGATCGAGGGAGGTGGCCAACCTCCTCAAGGAAAGGGGCGCGACACTTTTGGAGGGGACCTCCTCCTCCGTCAGGAAATTGATGCCCGTAGATGTAGTCTTCCACTTAGGCATTCCCTCTTCGAGCCCGATGTATCGAGAGAATCCTGATCTCCTCTCGCTTGCGGTGAGGGATGCCGTCGCCATATTCGAATATGCCAAGGAGTCGGGTGCAAAGGTCGTTTACGCGTCAACATCCTCCCTATATAACGGGAATGATCCTCCGTTCACCGAGGATATGCCCGTTTTCCCGACCGACTTCTACACTGAGGGGAGGTACTGGATAGAGAGATTGGCTAAGGTCTACCATGAGCTGTACGGGGTGGAAAGCGTGGGACTGAGGCTGTTCAGCGTTTATGGGCCTAATGAAAGGCCTAAGGGTTCCTTCGCTAATGTGGCCTCTCAGATGGTATGGGCCGCGCTGGAGGGCAGATCCTTCGTCATATACGGTGATGGGAAGCAGACTAGAGATTTCATCTACGTAACAGACGTTGTCAGGGCCTTCCTGATGGCTTGGGAGAGGGGTGAAGATTACGAGGTCTATAACGTTGGTACCGGAAAGGAGACCTCGTTTAATGAGTTAGCTGAGCTGATAAGGAGTTTGGGTCTCGATCTGATGCTGGAGTACAGGGAGAACCCGATAAAGAACTATGTTTACAGGACGCTCGCTGACACGAGGAAGGCTGAGCGGGATCTGGGGTTCAAGTATGAGGTGGAGCTGGAAGAAGGTTTGATGAAGGTCATAAGAGCCTATAGGGAGAAAGGCTTGATCCTTGCGTACTGA
- the hisD gene encoding histidinol dehydrogenase: protein MKGKDAWKFLVELESREIDLAVFRESVKPIIEQIKLREDEAVSEFTERLYGVKLSPEEFQVSEDAMDEALSQIGRDLDTIEELVERVREFYSMQRVEDFVVRRNESEYGVRWIPLERIGIHVPEGEGFSYFSTLIYTAVPAKVAGVHQIYVFTPPLAGGQVSPYLLAAAKLSGVKKMYRIGGPVAVAAMAYGTTTIQEVQKIFGTGDLLFMVAKRMVSPDVAVDFPSSPVEHVVVVGRGVDAERVAWELVSQAEHGLDTFLMVLTVDEALANDIAKEIEEILDGLSMPAVDDASVLVLGSWREVEEAVDVISPARVLVLGDPGEELRFTNVGAVIWDTPSPLADYALGVPQRLPSSRYSRFRGPLTLFDFMKSVLTVRGSDELVKEFGDLSVRIAKLEGMDFHARYIERFMRGQ from the coding sequence TTGAAAGGTAAGGATGCGTGGAAATTCCTAGTCGAACTGGAATCCCGTGAGATAGATCTGGCTGTTTTCAGGGAATCGGTGAAGCCCATTATAGAGCAGATCAAGTTGAGAGAGGACGAGGCCGTATCCGAGTTCACTGAGAGGCTTTATGGCGTTAAACTCTCACCGGAGGAGTTTCAGGTAAGTGAAGATGCTATGGATGAGGCCCTCTCCCAGATCGGCCGAGACCTAGACACCATCGAGGAGCTTGTGGAAAGAGTTAGAGAGTTCTACTCGATGCAAAGGGTGGAGGACTTCGTGGTGAGGAGAAATGAGAGTGAGTACGGCGTCAGGTGGATTCCCCTTGAGAGGATAGGAATTCATGTTCCGGAAGGCGAGGGGTTCTCTTACTTCTCCACCTTGATATACACCGCCGTACCCGCGAAAGTGGCTGGCGTCCATCAGATCTACGTATTCACCCCACCTCTTGCTGGCGGTCAGGTCAGTCCCTATCTCCTAGCTGCCGCGAAGCTCTCAGGCGTCAAGAAGATGTACAGGATCGGGGGTCCCGTGGCGGTCGCCGCCATGGCTTACGGAACTACGACGATACAGGAGGTCCAGAAGATATTCGGAACAGGGGATCTGCTCTTCATGGTAGCCAAGAGAATGGTCTCCCCAGATGTAGCGGTGGACTTCCCATCTTCTCCTGTCGAACACGTGGTCGTCGTCGGAAGGGGAGTTGACGCCGAGAGGGTGGCTTGGGAGTTGGTGTCTCAAGCCGAGCACGGACTAGATACATTCCTAATGGTGCTAACGGTGGATGAGGCTCTCGCCAATGATATCGCGAAGGAGATAGAGGAGATACTGGATGGCCTCTCCATGCCCGCCGTCGATGACGCCAGTGTCCTAGTGCTAGGTAGCTGGAGGGAAGTAGAGGAGGCCGTAGATGTTATATCTCCGGCCAGAGTGCTCGTGCTCGGAGATCCTGGTGAGGAGCTGAGGTTCACCAATGTTGGAGCTGTGATTTGGGACACTCCATCTCCCCTAGCGGATTATGCCCTCGGTGTACCCCAGAGACTACCCTCATCCAGGTATAGCAGGTTCAGAGGTCCTCTAACCCTGTTCGACTTCATGAAGTCGGTCCTGACGGTTAGGGGGAGTGATGAACTGGTGAAGGAGTTCGGAGACCTATCTGTCAGGATAGCTAAGTTGGAGGGTATGGATTTCCACGCGAGGTACATAGAGAGGTTTATGAGGGGCCAGTAG
- the speD gene encoding adenosylmethionine decarboxylase codes for MVKAFEFHVVGELLDVEPEMLDDVEFVQSALVEAVLRSGLTLFDVLSQRRPEGGVLSIAIIGESHAAVHTWPDRGLVTVAISSCKDAESTWQVFIELKRIFRAKRHKAIEMRSGIPLMERIEGLPVEALA; via the coding sequence ATGGTGAAGGCCTTTGAGTTCCATGTGGTCGGTGAGCTCCTCGATGTGGAACCCGAGATGCTCGATGACGTGGAATTCGTCCAGAGCGCGCTGGTTGAGGCGGTTCTGAGATCCGGTCTCACACTATTCGACGTGTTAAGTCAGAGGAGGCCGGAGGGAGGCGTCCTGAGCATAGCAATTATAGGGGAATCGCACGCAGCCGTGCACACGTGGCCCGATCGCGGACTGGTCACTGTGGCGATATCTTCCTGTAAGGACGCTGAGAGCACCTGGCAGGTATTCATCGAGCTGAAGAGAATCTTCAGGGCTAAGAGGCACAAGGCTATAGAGATGAGGAGCGGTATCCCGCTCATGGAAAGGATAGAGGGACTCCCCGTGGAGGCCCTCGCCTGA
- the cas6 gene encoding CRISPR-associated endoribonuclease Cas6, with the protein MISVIEIEAVSQGEGIVPFTGPPLRRALFKALSSQNPLLAKALEMSSNKIFIEAFLRDRRQLPCGFQDDLVYSGSEYRGSVIIFDDKTLAEAVKGWIYKKPTIKIRDVLFKVVGYSYQEIDIEDFIQDQPCKNFRIRFLTPTCFRRTSTPYCYLYPNSKMVVSSASAVWNALSPKKGPETRIMSMWADLSVVETGYELCTTKPVEISEGRTLVGFMGWVNYKVVDHPEWHSGSHEEMATWLNTYLRFAELVGVGYMRNAGFGKIRFEVKRR; encoded by the coding sequence ATGATCTCAGTGATAGAGATAGAGGCTGTAAGTCAGGGTGAGGGTATAGTTCCCTTCACGGGGCCTCCTCTGAGGCGTGCTCTGTTTAAAGCTCTATCATCTCAGAACCCTCTACTGGCAAAGGCTTTAGAGATGTCCTCCAACAAGATATTCATCGAGGCCTTCCTCAGGGACAGGAGGCAGCTACCTTGCGGCTTCCAAGATGATCTCGTATATTCGGGATCTGAATACAGGGGATCGGTCATCATATTCGACGATAAGACTCTCGCAGAAGCCGTGAAGGGATGGATTTACAAGAAACCCACCATAAAGATAAGGGATGTGCTATTTAAGGTGGTGGGGTACTCTTACCAAGAGATAGATATAGAGGACTTCATACAGGATCAGCCTTGCAAGAACTTCAGGATAAGGTTCCTCACTCCCACATGCTTCAGGAGGACGTCGACCCCATACTGCTACCTATATCCTAACTCCAAGATGGTGGTCTCGTCAGCATCCGCGGTCTGGAATGCGCTGTCACCTAAGAAAGGGCCGGAGACTAGGATAATGTCCATGTGGGCCGATTTGAGTGTCGTGGAGACCGGATATGAGTTGTGCACAACGAAACCTGTCGAGATAAGTGAGGGCAGGACGTTGGTTGGCTTCATGGGCTGGGTAAATTACAAGGTGGTGGATCATCCAGAATGGCACTCAGGCTCCCATGAGGAGATGGCCACGTGGCTCAACACCTACCTGAGGTTCGCGGAATTGGTGGGAGTCGGATACATGAGAAATGCGGGATTCGGTAAGATAAGGTTCGAGGTGAAGAGGAGGTAG
- a CDS encoding AAA family ATPase, translating into MGKISGKIVLIVGLPGSGKDAAAKAIEEELGFRVLRMSDELLDELRKRGLPVTRENMRKVGIELRSKMGPSAIAKLVIKRIEGLDGEKGFVVNGIRNLEEIEEFERRFSDKVVTIAILASKNLRFLRQLKRRRVGFDKESYEEFLSEDREEIRAFHLGDAIAAADYFVLNEGSLEDLRWKIVRLLLTIS; encoded by the coding sequence ATGGGAAAGATCAGTGGGAAAATAGTCCTGATAGTGGGGCTTCCCGGAAGCGGGAAAGATGCAGCAGCCAAGGCAATCGAGGAGGAACTGGGGTTCAGGGTTTTGAGGATGAGCGATGAATTGCTGGACGAGCTCAGGAAAAGAGGGCTCCCAGTAACTAGGGAGAACATGAGAAAGGTGGGGATTGAGCTTAGAAGTAAGATGGGCCCTTCGGCAATCGCTAAGTTGGTGATAAAAAGGATAGAGGGGTTGGACGGGGAGAAGGGATTTGTAGTGAATGGCATAAGGAACTTGGAGGAGATAGAAGAGTTCGAACGCAGGTTCAGCGACAAGGTGGTGACGATAGCGATACTGGCATCCAAGAACCTGAGATTCCTGAGGCAACTGAAGAGGAGGAGGGTGGGGTTTGACAAGGAAAGTTATGAGGAGTTCCTAAGTGAGGATAGGGAGGAGATAAGGGCCTTCCATCTGGGGGACGCCATCGCGGCAGCAGACTACTTCGTCCTGAATGAGGGGAGCTTAGAGGACTTGAGATGGAAGATCGTCAGGCTCCTGCTCACGATCAGCTGA
- a CDS encoding radical SAM protein, with protein sequence MAWFLRPDAFSAFENEEIRDTIPRYVRVVRRKEPPLFRLTQRIFLDVGDDPWATHDEGLQILSKCVLEGGCPNEKRDGRTSLLELKALLAKDLLRECRLCEWKCGVNRLEGKIGVCRVRDSRVASAFIHMGEEAPITPSGTIFFTGCNFRCIFCQNWDISQFPESGRRVDERELASIMDELRRQGARNINLVGGEPTPNLPLIISSLNLVREDFPVVWNSNMYMSEEAMKLLLGLVDLWLPDFKYWNDECARKYSEIPRSRETVTRNLKMAYDYPPGEMVLRHLVLPGHLNCCTEPILRWISDNIPDILVNIMDQYRPEYRASKFDEINRRVTTEEMTRAYRLADELGLKWRSVS encoded by the coding sequence ATGGCATGGTTCCTGAGGCCTGATGCTTTCTCGGCCTTCGAGAACGAGGAGATAAGGGACACGATACCGAGGTACGTAAGAGTAGTGAGGAGGAAGGAACCTCCCCTCTTCAGACTGACTCAGAGGATATTCTTGGATGTGGGCGACGATCCTTGGGCCACTCACGACGAGGGACTCCAGATACTCTCGAAATGCGTGTTAGAGGGAGGATGCCCTAATGAGAAGAGAGATGGGAGAACCTCCTTGCTCGAACTCAAGGCACTCCTGGCCAAGGATCTGCTCCGGGAGTGCAGGCTGTGCGAGTGGAAGTGCGGTGTGAACAGACTTGAAGGGAAGATAGGCGTCTGCAGGGTCCGGGACTCACGGGTGGCGAGCGCCTTCATTCACATGGGAGAGGAGGCCCCTATAACCCCCTCTGGAACTATATTCTTCACCGGATGCAACTTCAGATGCATCTTTTGTCAGAACTGGGATATATCTCAATTCCCCGAATCAGGCAGGCGTGTGGACGAACGGGAACTTGCGTCTATTATGGACGAGCTGAGGAGGCAGGGCGCCAGGAACATTAATCTGGTCGGAGGAGAGCCCACACCCAACCTCCCCTTGATAATCTCGTCCCTCAACCTCGTCAGGGAGGACTTCCCCGTCGTGTGGAATTCCAACATGTATATGAGCGAAGAGGCTATGAAGCTCCTGCTCGGTCTGGTGGATCTCTGGCTGCCGGACTTCAAGTACTGGAACGATGAGTGTGCTAGGAAGTACAGCGAGATCCCTCGCTCCAGGGAGACCGTAACTAGGAACTTGAAAATGGCGTACGACTATCCGCCCGGGGAGATGGTGCTGAGGCACTTGGTCCTTCCTGGGCACTTGAACTGCTGCACGGAACCCATCCTGAGGTGGATCTCCGATAACATCCCCGACATATTGGTGAACATAATGGATCAGTACAGGCCCGAGTACAGGGCCAGCAAGTTTGACGAGATAAACAGGAGGGTGACTACTGAGGAGATGACGAGGGCCTATCGGCTAGCTGATGAGCTGGGCCTGAAATGGAGATCTGTCAGCTGA